One window of Siniperca chuatsi isolate FFG_IHB_CAS linkage group LG15, ASM2008510v1, whole genome shotgun sequence genomic DNA carries:
- the LOC122862419 gene encoding zinc finger protein DPF3-like isoform X2 — MAAVIQNPLKALGDQFYKDAIEQCRSYNARLCAERSVRLPFLDSQTGVAQNNCYIWMERHHRSPGVGAGQMYTYPARCWRKKRRLHNATDPRLGIYGLQLDGGLMSKDTLPTQSTTLEALLRGEGLDKRNNSKNDEESLLEIQRVLEADAAEDAFNDDDDYEVDTPKRRHRGKGRGRGSGRRRTDVDDDKPYVCDNRYKQKQNSKSSTSVCAKRYRNRTGLSYHYTHSHLAEENRAGERSSVASRSPSAQQTDRHKRPKGPGGTSIPNNYCNKCQGSNKKTGKSGSPYAACRCKTDCGEEKEDGTFTGADELFGTTSESDTSTFHGFEDDELEEPATNSNGISNRHREREPF; from the exons ATGGCGGCTGTCATTCAGAATCCACTAAAAGC GTTGGGCGACCAGTTCTATAAGGATGCTATTGAGCAGTGCCGCAGCTACAATGCCCGTCTGTGTGCTGAACGCAGCGTCCGCCTGCCATTCCTGGACTCACAAACCGGCGTGGCCCAGAACAACTGCTACATCTGGATGGAACGACACCACCGCAGCCCCG GGGTGGGAGCCGGGCAGATGTACACATACCCTGCCCGCTGCTGGAGAAAGAAGAGACGGCTGCACAATGCCACGGATCCCCGCCTGGGCATCTACGGTCTCCAGCTCG ACGGCGGCCTCATGTCCAAGGACACCTTGCCCACCCAGAGCACCACGCTGGAGGCTCTGCTACGAGGAGAGGGTCTAGACAAGAGGAACAACTCTAAGAATGACGAGGAGAGCCTGCTGGAGATCCAG AGGGTTTTGGAGGCAGACGCAGCAGAAGACGCTttcaatgatgatgatgactacGAGGTGGACACTCCCAAGAGGAGACATCGGGGAAAAGGAAGA GGCCGGGGTTCAGGCCGCAGGAGGACAGATGTGGACGACGACAAGCCATACGTCTGTGACA acagatacaaacaaaagcagaactCAAAATCTTCGACCTCAG TCTGTGCGAAACGTTACAGGAACCGTACGGGACTAAGCTACCACTACACCCATTCCCACCTGGCAGAGGAGAacagagctggagagagaagcTCGGTGGCGTCCAGATCCCCCTCTGCacaacagactgacagacacaaAC GTCCAAAGGGTCCAGGTGGGACAAGCATTCCCAACAACTACTGTAATAAATGCCAGGGCTCAAACAAAAAAACGGGTAAATCGGGTTCTCCCTACGCAGCTTGCCGATGCAAAA CTGACTGcggagaagagaaggaagatgGGACTTTTACTGGAGCAGATGAGCTGTTCGGCACCACCTCAGAGAGCGACACTTCCACCTTCCACGGCTTTGAGGATGACGAGCTGGAAGAGCCCGCCACAAACAGCAACGGAATATCCAAccgacacagagagagagaaccttTTTAG
- the LOC122862419 gene encoding zinc finger protein DPF3-like isoform X1, which produces MAAVIQNPLKALGDQFYKDAIEQCRSYNARLCAERSVRLPFLDSQTGVAQNNCYIWMERHHRSPGGQPHTSTHAWVGAGQMYTYPARCWRKKRRLHNATDPRLGIYGLQLDGGLMSKDTLPTQSTTLEALLRGEGLDKRNNSKNDEESLLEIQRVLEADAAEDAFNDDDDYEVDTPKRRHRGKGRGRGSGRRRTDVDDDKPYVCDNRYKQKQNSKSSTSVCAKRYRNRTGLSYHYTHSHLAEENRAGERSSVASRSPSAQQTDRHKRPKGPGGTSIPNNYCNKCQGSNKKTGKSGSPYAACRCKTDCGEEKEDGTFTGADELFGTTSESDTSTFHGFEDDELEEPATNSNGISNRHREREPF; this is translated from the exons ATGGCGGCTGTCATTCAGAATCCACTAAAAGC GTTGGGCGACCAGTTCTATAAGGATGCTATTGAGCAGTGCCGCAGCTACAATGCCCGTCTGTGTGCTGAACGCAGCGTCCGCCTGCCATTCCTGGACTCACAAACCGGCGTGGCCCAGAACAACTGCTACATCTGGATGGAACGACACCACCGCAGCCCCGGTGGGCAaccacacacaagcacacatgcat GGGTGGGAGCCGGGCAGATGTACACATACCCTGCCCGCTGCTGGAGAAAGAAGAGACGGCTGCACAATGCCACGGATCCCCGCCTGGGCATCTACGGTCTCCAGCTCG ACGGCGGCCTCATGTCCAAGGACACCTTGCCCACCCAGAGCACCACGCTGGAGGCTCTGCTACGAGGAGAGGGTCTAGACAAGAGGAACAACTCTAAGAATGACGAGGAGAGCCTGCTGGAGATCCAG AGGGTTTTGGAGGCAGACGCAGCAGAAGACGCTttcaatgatgatgatgactacGAGGTGGACACTCCCAAGAGGAGACATCGGGGAAAAGGAAGA GGCCGGGGTTCAGGCCGCAGGAGGACAGATGTGGACGACGACAAGCCATACGTCTGTGACA acagatacaaacaaaagcagaactCAAAATCTTCGACCTCAG TCTGTGCGAAACGTTACAGGAACCGTACGGGACTAAGCTACCACTACACCCATTCCCACCTGGCAGAGGAGAacagagctggagagagaagcTCGGTGGCGTCCAGATCCCCCTCTGCacaacagactgacagacacaaAC GTCCAAAGGGTCCAGGTGGGACAAGCATTCCCAACAACTACTGTAATAAATGCCAGGGCTCAAACAAAAAAACGGGTAAATCGGGTTCTCCCTACGCAGCTTGCCGATGCAAAA CTGACTGcggagaagagaaggaagatgGGACTTTTACTGGAGCAGATGAGCTGTTCGGCACCACCTCAGAGAGCGACACTTCCACCTTCCACGGCTTTGAGGATGACGAGCTGGAAGAGCCCGCCACAAACAGCAACGGAATATCCAAccgacacagagagagagaaccttTTTAG